The genomic stretch TCAACGCCGATTGTGACGTCGTGGTGCGCGGAGAAGCGGCCTTCGCAGAGGCGGATGGTGAGACTGGACTTGCCGCATCCCGAGTCGCCTATGCAAACCAGCTTGGCGATGTAGTCCCAGGgcgctgaggaggaggacatgTGGGAGAGATGAACAAGCTGCGCAGTTGGCGCAAGACTGTAGGTGTTTGGAGAGAAGTAGCGAGAGAGGcggatgacgaagaagaggagctgaagaggtGGATTATATAAATGGTCGAACCACCTGGGATTATTACAAGCGCAAGTTCCAGAGCTATAACTGTTGGGGTGGTGGTTCGTTGAATGTATAGAAGTGCAACTGAGTGGGTTCGAGGCTATCGCTGCGGCGAACGGCACGTGCGTGGAAGAAACGGCCAGGACAAAATCGGTTCTCAAAGCCGTTGACGCAATCGACGAGGGGAGGTTTCAAAGTATTGTagtgaaaaaaaataagcgGACGCGGCGGGTTGGGAGAATTTACACAGGAATGATAAGGAATGGGGAAAAAATACAAGTTGAAAGGGCCTGTCTTGGGTTGTAAAGGAAAAAGAGCAGGTGACGATGGCTTGTCACGGgccagcgagaagagaggagcTGACAGGCCTGGTTTTGGTGTGACCCGTGCGTTGAGggaaaagctggagaaggaggagaagcgatTTTGGGGGCCGGggtctttttcttcttcttcttgttttctttttttaacccTCTAATATGTGAGGGACAATTAAATTATGACAGAATTCTCGGCTAGCAGATCGGATGCCTCACCGATGATGATCGATTTTACGGCTACTGCAGAGCCGTGCATAAATAGCCGGCAGTCCTTGACGtctggcatctgcatctgctgtGCCTAAACTGGCCGCGGCGGATGCAGCTGTTATCGGTGACGCAAGAGAGCGATAACGGCATCATGACGAGACGGTGACCGGCCTAGCGGTAAGAATCCCGCGGTCCAGCGCTTTGCTTAGGGGCCGTTCCTACAGTAGCACGGCGCGGCAGCTGCCTTGTGAAAGAAGCGTCAAATCCGGTACTGCATACCTGTGGTGCTATAGGCAGCCGTATGCGCATCTCAATAGTGGTGATTGTACGTGTACCGACAGacagctacagcagcagatgcataATGCAGTCCGAGGTGGATTTTTAGGTCCTGAAGCTGTGCTGCCTTTTTGATTGATTGAGCCCTtgggcagctgcagcttgagaCTACTCCCGGAGCCGTGATGGCGCCATCGTTTGTATAAGCCGCAGCCTCAACTGCTCAAGCTTTGTTAGGGCTCGGGTACTAATGCTGCCATTTACTATTGGCTGCTCCGTTTGTGTCTTATCCAACTCCCAAGTATTAGCATGTAATGCTGGATCAACTGACGGGCGCGTTGCCCTTGTGCTCACTCAACGCAAGTCCCAGGTACCACGAGGATCCTCCGGCCGGGACTTGCAGCCTGTGCCATCCCAGCAGGCAGCACCCGGATGCGGATCCTCCAAGAGCCTCTCCCTGGCTGTATTACGAGGTACCTCCCTCGCGGGTACTAGGCCTAAGACTTACGGGGCTGCCGCCCAGTCACCTGTGGCTCTCGCTGAGGCGCTGACCGCCAGCAAAGTTTAGGCTCTACACCGGCCACGGCACGCTCCAGTCGTCCCCTAGCCATTCACTAAGTTTTGGGCTATCGAGGTCACCAAACCGACTCATCCGCCTTGTGTCGCCTGACCCTTCTCagtgcttctctcttttcgtTTTACAACGAGgcacatctttttttttgttggttgTTTCTCCAACCTGGCGACTGAACAACTGCCGCATATACATCTTACTCATATCCCTTTTACAGTGTAATATTTTTGGTCTTCCCTATTCATCTTGGGCCGTTACTCTCCCCGTTACATGCAAGGGAGAGCGCCCGTCTTAGTCTTTGCTGCCTGTCCCAGCGTTTTCGTCATCGCCACCAGCCTGCGAGCCGATCCCATCACAACGCCGTTGCCGCGACAAGATAATAACAAACTGCCGCTCAGCATAACCGCAGCGAAGCAACCATCGAGGTGACAGCCGGGCCAGCCTCTTATCGTGGGGGCGGCGGCAGGTGAAGGGGCATCATGTTTTCCGAGTGTGAGTGACGACACTGCATCCTGCGAGGCTGCGTATCCCCCAACTTGCTGCTAACGCCGTATGTTTAGATGCCTCAAAATTCCTCGCACAGTCGCAGTCGAGGCTATCAAACTTTGGCCAGCCAGACAACGATAATACATCTCGACAAAACGATTGGTCTTCACGCCCATCTCGGCCCTACCGAGACGCCGGTCGCGGAAATGGGGGCCAGCGGTCGTTTCTTTCTAGGGGCAACCCATATCAGAacggtggcggaggaggaggagctggcggcagcggcggttCGCGTTTTGGCCAGCTCGCGTTTGGTTCTCGCATAACAGCTGCGCAGGATGCACCGCTGTTCCACAGCACGCTGGACGAGTTTcgggaggaggatgacgaggaggagcgcGATAGGGAGGCGGCTGATCTCTATGCGCTGCAGAGATCTCGGCGGGTAGCGGCTGCCAGCAAACTGGCCGACAGCGTTGAATCAGACGCCAATAGTCGAGGCTCGCTTGAAGACAGCTCAAGTCAGTTCGACCACCCGTATCGAGCCCAAGGCTTTGGCCGAGGCATCAAGAGCAGTTGGAATGGGACTAGGAGCTCACACCAAATTTCCGTTGCAAGGGACACACCgttggaagaggaggagggagaagaagttgatcGCGATAACGAGGATAGCAGATATGGCGGAAGCGATCGCGGTGGTGATCATGGTGATCATAGGGGGGAACATGGTTGATGTTGGTCTTGGATCGCAGGAGGACCCTGACGAGGATCCGCCCGACTCGCTGTTTGGAGAGGCCGTCGACGGAAGTCCCCCCGCGTTCCAGCGATTCAAAGACCACTCCGGACGAACGCCTCTGATATCGAGCTCTGCAAGAAGTGATGCCGGCATGGCCAGCACGCGACACACGGAGCCACCAGAAGTTGACCCAGCTTTGGCGGGAAACATGTTCATCGAAGGAGAAATATTCCGACACGATCCCTTCTTCGCATGGATATTCTGCATCTGTCTCGCCGGCATGATGTCTACTTTTGTCCTGGTATGGCTAAACACCTCGCCAAGGAGCAGCCCTGTGGGCGATACCATCTATATCACGCTACAAAAATCGTTCAACATGCTCGCGGTCGATACCGTGGTGGCAGTAATGGTGTCATTTGTatggctggcggcgctgcGGTCCTTTGTCCGGCCACTGGTTACTGTGATCCTAGTCGCTGTGCCGGCCATCATGTTTTcctttgccgtcttctcgTTTGCGTCGTCATTCAAGGGGCGGACACATGGGACCAGCCTTCAGGATAGCGTCATGAGATGGACAGCTGCTGTCCCCGCAGCTTCGTGCATATTGTGGCTGTGGCTCGTCGTCAAGGGCCGGAGAGCAATTCAGCAAGCCATTGAAATCCTTCAATTTTCCTCCAAGATTTTGTCTCAAAATCCAGGGCTCCTGCTGGTGGGATTTGGCTGCCTGGCATTAATTGTTGTGTGGACTTGGGTATGGCTGGCCATGTTTACTCGGGTGTTCATGGGCGGGTATTTCTCAAAGTCCCTGGTTCAATTTGTGAttcgcttctccagctggtGGCTCGGCGCAGGCTTTGTCTTCATGTATATGTGGACGCTGTCCGTCATCAACGCGATACACCGAGCGACGACTGCTGCGACTGTTTCTCAGTGGTACTTTCACCGCAACGCGGGACCTTCTACCCCCCTCAAAGGAGATTGTCCTGGCAGCCCTGAGTCACGGTACGACGACAATCTTTGGCAGCATTTGTGAATCAACCCTGCTGTCCCTTCTCATCCGGGCGCCATTGATTTTTCTACCCAGGAGGATAGGCGCAATCATTACAAACGTCGCCTCATTCTGGATTCCAACGCCCGTGGTGGCTCTCACAAACCCTCTCACAATTACTTTTGCAGCCATACACTCTCAAGGCCTGGCCACGTCTGCCCGAGGCCTTGATCAGATGGAGTTTGTATCGGCTGCAATCCCTACTACTACGTTGACACCCAGGGCTCTACGTCTACGTGGCCAAGGGAACGGCCTGCTGCCTTACCGGCTAGCCAAGCTGCTTCTGGTCGCAACACGACTGATTATGGCCACAGGCCTTGGTTTCGCGGGCTGGGTCATTACCGCAAAGCAGCTGCGAATCCAGCTTCCAGATGGCGTGGGTGTCCGAGGATCAGCATACGCATACGTGGTTGGCATGATGGCTAGTTTCATTGGGTATTCGGTTATGGGCGCAATGGAAGGCATTCTCAGCGGAATCGTCGACGCAGTTTTGATTTGCTACGGCAGCGAGCGACGAATGGAAAGGGGCCATGGACGATTCTGTCTTGAAGCAGCGTATCTGTTTGGCGAGCGTCGAGGAAGCGGCGAGGACCTTGGATATGCGTAGACAAAAGAGTTCAGATCGAgg from Trichoderma atroviride chromosome 3, complete sequence encodes the following:
- a CDS encoding uncharacterized protein (EggNog:ENOG41~TransMembrane:7 (i25-46o135-156i177-198o204-229i241-260o288-314i326-345o)), which produces MGLGAHTKFPLQGTHRWKRRREKKLIAITRIADMAEAIAVVIMVIIGGNMVDVGLGSQEDPDEDPPDSLFGEAVDGSPPAFQRFKDHSGRTPLISSSARSDAGMASTRHTEPPEVDPALAGNMFIEGEIFRHDPFFAWIFCICLAGMMSTFVLVWLNTSPRSSPVGDTIYITLQKSFNMLAVDTVVAVMVSFVWLAALRSFVRPLVTVILVAVPAIMFSFAVFSFASSFKGRTHGTSLQDSVMRWTAAVPAASCILWLWLVVKGRRAIQQAIEILQFSSKILSQNPGLLLVGFGCLALIVVWTWVWLAMFTRVFMGGYFSKSLVQFVIRFSSWWLGAGFVFMYMWTLSVINAIHRATTAATVSQWYFHRNAGPSTPLKGDCPGSPESRYDDNLWQHL
- a CDS encoding uncharacterized protein (EggNog:ENOG41~TransMembrane:3 (n3-14c19/20o35-56i68-87o93-111i)); protein product: MEFVSAAIPTTTLTPRALRLRGQGNGLLPYRLAKLLLVATRLIMATGLGFAGWVITAKQLRIQLPDGVGVRGSAYAYVVGMMASFIGYSVMGAMEGILSGIVDAVLICYGSERRMERGHGRFCLEAAYLFGERRGSGEDLGYA